AGCCGGATAAGGAACGCAAACTACGTGTTGTTTTTGTGCGACATGAGAtcccattttctttctctcttatgcagagaaaatatgaaagtcgatttgtatttttgattGATAGGAATATGATTCCTTTACGCTTATAGGACTCCGTTTTATAGAAATTATTAACAATGTGTTGGCTCGACCTTATGATCAGATTTTCCCACGTGGGAACTGTCGAAAGATCTGCCTCGCATGTGAAGATTTCCAAGTGGGCGATCTCGAGGCCGaatttgtgtatttattatgtataaagcctaacaaaatgataatattttttattcaaaagatGAGATGTTATTGAGGTGTAGGTGaaataaaagtcaaaactaGTGGCATATTTCAACACTCAagccaaaacataaaataaggCCAACGATTTATAAGACtgtgaaataaaattgaaattttgatataagTGATGTTGTTTCGTTATTATTGAATTCAAGTATGCATAATCTTTActgttgaaacaaaacaacactTATTTTATCTGGTTAATAATTAAACAGATACTTGTtcatcattatatatatgataacactttattaaatttcaatacataacataattttgtaacgatcatatctaaaataaattgtagTCTCTCTACTCCCCTAAAAGAACCTTGTCAACGACCATCTGAAAATTTAGTTCCGACGAACCATAAATAGGCTTCGTCGCTTCCTCAGCCAAGCGCTGCCACTCTTCGGCCTTTTGCctcattttctttcctttgtCTCCGTCCATGAGTTCTCTAACCAACTCCTCAACCTCCTCCCTCCTCACATCTCCACCGATCTCCATCCCCACTTCCCATTCATCACaacaatatttacaatttgtttGCTGTTCCGCAAAGAACGGCCAACACACCATTGGAACTCCACCGGAGAGACTCTCCAAAGTCGAATTCCATCCACTATGCGTTAAGAACCCTCCAACTGCCGGATGAGAAAGAACTTTTTCTTGAGGACACCAACTCGCTAGCATCCTTCGGTTAGCCGTCTCTATTAGAAAGTCCGGCGGAAGCATTGGCACATCACCGGCTACTAAATCCGGCCTAATCACCCacaaaaaatcttttttggtCGCTGCTAAACCCCAAGCAAACTCCACGAGTTGTTTCGCACTCATCACTGTTATGCTACCGAAATTAACATAAACGACACTGTTTGGAGACTTAGTATCAAGCCAATCCAAACACTCCATCTCCTCTCTCCACATATTCGTTCCTATCTGTCCGATGTCACTTTCCTCGTCGATATCCCGATTCACAAATAGATGAAGCGGTCCAATAGTGTACACTTGAGGTATGATAGATTGA
This sequence is a window from Arabidopsis thaliana chromosome 1 sequence. Protein-coding genes within it:
- the UGT85A5 gene encoding UDP-glucosyl transferase 85A5 (UDP-glucosyl transferase 85A5 (UGT85A5); FUNCTIONS IN: transferase activity, transferring glycosyl groups, glucuronosyltransferase activity; INVOLVED IN: metabolic process; EXPRESSED IN: 15 plant structures; EXPRESSED DURING: 9 growth stages; CONTAINS InterPro DOMAIN/s: UDP-glucuronosyl/UDP-glucosyltransferase (InterPro:IPR002213); BEST Arabidopsis thaliana protein match is: UDP-glucosyl transferase 85A2 (TAIR:AT1G22360.1); Has 7586 Blast hits to 7530 proteins in 406 species: Archae - 0; Bacteria - 157; Metazoa - 2246; Fungi - 30; Plants - 4974; Viruses - 114; Other Eukaryotes - 65 (source: NCBI BLink).) codes for the protein MADESSLDTKINWIPSMKNLGLKDIPSFIRATNTEDIMLNFFVHEADRAKRASAIILNTFDSLEHDVVRSIQSIIPQVYTIGPLHLFVNRDIDEESDIGQIGTNMWREEMECLDWLDTKSPNSVVYVNFGSITVMSAKQLVEFAWGLAATKKDFLWVIRPDLVAGDVPMLPPDFLIETANRRMLASWCPQEKVLSHPAVGGFLTHSGWNSTLESLSGGVPMVCWPFFAEQQTNCKYCCDEWEVGMEIGGDVRREEVEELVRELMDGDKGKKMRQKAEEWQRLAEEATKPIYGSSELNFQMVVDKVLLGE